A window of the Cannabis sativa cultivar Pink pepper isolate KNU-18-1 chromosome X, ASM2916894v1, whole genome shotgun sequence genome harbors these coding sequences:
- the LOC115702592 gene encoding AT-rich interactive domain-containing protein 3 has product MTNSKEKNEDDGVGHGQEESSLVLETETQTPTPAQDQNQPRDEQKTAVSPTHTPLPLPLPPKTEASEVPLHQPGDEPVSKSSSDMKPEPGNGNGNGNGVLIAEPTSKHAFLLDQHMYEGNESGTEEDQSNFMKELENFFRERAMEFKPPKFYGEGLNCLKLWRAVTKLGGYDKVTTCKLWRQVGESFKPPKTCTTVSWTFRGFYEKALLDYERHKTSGGELNIPVSSHAEPVIVDTQASGSGRARRDAAARAMQGWHSQRLLGNGEVSDPIIKDKSSISMQKREKQLKNIGLLKRKKPPYTDHVVKAARTKASKSQLDIAVVDAGPPAEWVKINVQRTKDCFEVYALVPGLLREEVRVQSDPAGRLVISGEPEHADNPWGVTPFKKVVSLPSRIDPHQTSAVVTLHGQLFIRVPFELSE; this is encoded by the exons atgactaaTTCCAAGGAGAAGAACGAAGATGACGGTGTTGGGCATGGACAAGAAGAATCTAGTCTGGTTTTGGAAACTGAAACTCAAACTCCAACTCCAGCCCAAGATCAAAACCAACCTCGGGATGAACAAAAAACTGCTGTTTCTCCTACTCACACCCCTCTTCCACTTCCACTTCCACCCAAAACTGAAGCTTCTGAAGTACCTCTTCACCAACCTGGAGATGAGCCTGTTTCTAAATCCTCTTCTGATATGAAACCTGAACCTGGAAATGGAAATGGAAATGGAAATGGTGTTCTTATAGCTGAGCCCACCTCAAAACACGCTTTTCTTTTAGACCAACACATGTATGAAGGAAATGAATCAGGGACAGAAGAGGACCAGTCAAACTTTATGAAGGAGCTCGAAAATTTCTTTAGAGAGAGGGCCATGGAATTCAAACCTCCCAAGTTCTATGGAGAAGGTCTAAATTGCCTCAA GCTTTGGAGAGCTGTGACTAAATTAGGTGGCTATGACAAG GTGACTACATGTAAGCTGTGGCGGCAAGTGGGGGAGTCCTTCAAACCCCCAAA GACATGCACAACAGTTTCTTGGACATTTCGTGGTTTTTATGAGAAG GCACTCTTGGATTATGAAAGGCATAAAACAAGTGGAGGTGAGCTTAATATACCTGTTTCTTCCCATGCAGAGCCTGTCATTGTTGATACTCAG GCTTCAGGTTCAGGTAGAGCACGAAGGGATGCTGCTGCACGTGCTATGCAGGGTTGGCACTCACAGCGTCTTCTTGGTAATGGTGAAGTCAGTGACCCCATTATTAAA GACAAAAGTTCTATATCCATGCAGAAGCGTGAAAAACAACTGAAAAATATAG GTTTACTTAAACGTAAGAAGCCTCCTTACACAGATCACGTGGTAAAAGCAGCACGCACTAAAGCATCAAAGTCTCA GTTGGACATTGCAGTGGTTGATGCTGGACCTCCAGCTGAATGGGTGAAGATCAATGTGCAAAGAACT AAAGATTGCTTTGAGGTATATGCATTAGTTCCAGGACTTCTACGCGAGGAG GTGCGAGTCCAATCTGATCCTGCGGGACGGCTGGTTATAAGTGGTGAACCCGAACATGCTGACAATCCGTGGGGTGTGACACCTTTCAAGAAG GTCGTGAGCCTGCCATCAAGAATCGACCCACATCAAACATCGGCAGTGGTGACTCTGCACGGGCAACTATTTATTCGTGTTCCATTTGAGTTGTCGGAGTAG